The following are encoded together in the Babylonia areolata isolate BAREFJ2019XMU chromosome 18, ASM4173473v1, whole genome shotgun sequence genome:
- the LOC143292459 gene encoding uncharacterized protein LOC143292459, protein MRRGLAVALLSTCLLGILVESVVIRKWRHANAKIRGHTEDGRSSQTAPTSSQQPTAKVKRKGFRATHTRCCKIGEKVAKRKLACDVEMLKKYRQFTDMERAKLMYNRPSKFFHSKISAKLSTKLRKCSASFPKYFEKCCKYRRRFYKSMAKCKQRQGKERRKCRQSVRSRYQSPSSGRKKQRKPRRKRCADKQQQQ, encoded by the coding sequence TGGAGAGCGTCGTCATCCGGAAGTGGCGCCATGCCAACGCCAAGATTCGCGGCCACACGGAGGACGGCCGGAGCTCCCAGACGGCGCCCACCAGCAGTCAGCAGCCCACAGCCAAAGTCAAACGGAAGGGCTTCCGGGCCACCCACACCCGCTGCTGCAAGATCGGCGAGAAGGTGGCCAAGCGGAAACTGGCCTGCGACGTGGAGATGCTGAAGAAGTACCGACAATTCACGGACATGGAGCGCGCAAAGCTGATGTACAACCGCCCCAGCAAGTTCTTCCACTCCAAGATCTCCGCCAAACTCTCCACCAAGCTGCGCAAGTGCTCGGCCAGCTTCCCCAAGTACTTTGAAAAGTGCTGCAAGTACCGCAGACGGTTTTACAAAAGCATGGCCAAGTGCAAACAGCGGCAGGGCAAGGAACGCCGCAAATGCAGACAGTCAGTTCGCAGTAGGTACCAGTCGCCAAGTTCTGGGCGCAAAAAGCAGAGGAAACCCCGCCGAAAACGGTGCGCtgacaagcaacaacagcagtga